AGCTGAGCGGCGCGCCGGCCAGCGGTCTGGTCACCAGGCCGGGCGCCGGCGGGAACGTCGCCCGGCACAGCCCTATCGCCCGCCCCACCTGCACCAGATGGACGACGGAGGAGGTGTCCGTCTCGTACACCGACACCGGGGTGAAGCCCGACCGCGCGCAGGCCGCGGTGAAGCAGTCGGCGAAGCAGCCGTCGCCGGGCACGTCCGCCCAGCACTCGTCCGCCAGCGCCGCCAGGTCCAGCTCCGCCTCACCGGCCAGGGCGTGGCCCTCCGGCAGCATCACGAAGACCGGGTCCACCCCGACGACCTCCCAGACCAGCCGGTCCGCCAGCGGCGGCGGACTCTCGCCGCACGTCCCGATCAGCGCGAAGTCCAGCCTGCCGTCGATGATCAACGAGGCGATCTCCGCCACCGACCACGAGGTGTACGTCGACACCGGTGCCGACGGGTGTGCGGCGGCCATCCGGTCCACCAGACCGCCGAGCAGCGGACCGTGCGTGCCGCCCAGCCGGAACCGGTCCAGCGACCCCGTGGCGTTGGCGAACCGCACCGCCTCCGCCTGGAGTTCACTGACCGCGGGCAGCACCACCCGCGCCCGCTCCAGCACCAGTTCGCCGAGCGGGGTGGCACGCGCTCCGGTGTGGTCGCGGTCGAAGAGAGTGCCGCCCAGGGCCTTCTCGATCCGCCGCAGTTGAGCGCTGAGCGCAGGCTGGGCAAGCCCCAGCGTGGCGGCGGCCTTGGTGAGGCTGCCCGTGTCGGCAATGGCACGGACCGTTCGCAGATGGCGCAACTCAAGCTCCATAAGGGCAAGTTATGGGCCCGGGAGTACCCCGGCAATATGTGCGCTCCGCCTACCGTTCGGTCGGTGTACACGTGCCGTGGGCCCGGTCGTCCCCCTGCGGTCCGCCGGGGGCGGGGCGGGACCTTCCGGTTCAGCCGTGCCAGGCGCCGTCCCCGGCGGCCTCGCGGACGAAGACGGAGAAGGCCTTCGGCTCCCGGCCCAGGACCCGCTCCACGTCGTCCGTCGTCGCCGTGTTGTGGCCGTCCAGCAGCGTCGCGAACAGCCCGGCCAGGAATTCCGCCTCCGGACCGAACACCCCGAACTCCTCCAGCAGCGACGCGTACGCGGTTCCCGTCACCGGCACGTACCGCACCGGCCGGCCCGTCGCCCGGCCCAGCTCCTCGGCCGCCTCCGCGAACGTCAGGCTCCGGGGGCCCGTCAGCTCGTACACCGCCCCCGCGTGCCCGTCCCCGGTCAGCGCGGCCACCACCACGTCGGCCAGGTCGTCGAGGTCCAGGAACGGTTCCGCCGACGTGCCCGCGGGGAACACCACCTCGCCGCCGAGCACGCCGTCCACCAGCGGCCCCTCGCTGAAGTTCTGGGCGAAGAACGCCGAGCGGACGACCGTGACCTCCGCAGTCCCGGCGGCCCCGCGCAGCGCCTCCTCGGCGAGGGCCGCCTGCGGTTCGCCGCGACCCGACAGCAGCACCACCCGGCGCACCCCGCACGCCGCGGCGGTCCGCCCGAAGGCGGCCATGGCCTCCACGGCCCCGGGCACCGCCAGGTCCGGGTAGTACGCCACATAGGCGGCCCGGACGCCGCGCAGTGCCGCCGCCCAACCCGACGCGTCCTGCCAGTCGAACGGCACTTCGCCCGTGCGTGAACCCGAGCGGACCGGCACCCCGAGGGCGGTCAGCCGCTCCACCACCCGACGGCCCGTCTTCCCCGTGCCGCTCGTCACCAGAACCGTCCCCGCCGCCGTTCCCGCAACCGTTCCCTCCGCCGCTCCCGCTCCCGCTCCCCGCTCCGCCACCTGTCCCACGCCCCGTCCACCGCTCTCGTCGTCGCTCGTGCCGTTGCCGTCGTCTCGTCGTGCGAACGCGTTCTCCGTCATGGCTCCAGACTCCCGGGCCCGCGACCGACCGGACATGCTCCAAAGACTCAGGCGCCTACTTCTCCGTCCACGAGGCGGCGCGTCCACGAAGCAGCGCGTCCACGAAGCTGTGCCCGCGCCCACGCGGCAACGCGCCCACGCGGCAACGCGTCTAGGCTGCGGCCATGGACCCTCTCGCCGGACTCCTGGACGGACCGCGCGCCCGGGGTGCGTTCCTGCTCCGCATGGTGATGGAGCCGCCCTGGGCGGTACGGGTCGAGGACCGGGCCCCGATCTGCCTCATGTCGGTCCGGCGCGGCACGGCCTCCATCGTCCCGTCCGGCGGAGGCGAACCGGCCCGCCTCGGCCCCGGGGACATCGCGGTGCTCCGCGGCCCCGATCCGTACACCGTCGCCGACGCGCCCGGGACGACGCCCCACGCGCTCATCGGCCCCGGCGGCGTCTGCACCACGCTGCACGGCCGGCCGCTCTCCCAGGACATGGTGCTGTCCGTACGGACCTGGGGAAACGCGGCCGACGGCGCCACGTCGGTCCTCGTCGGCACCTATCTGCTGGACGGCGAGATCAGCCGCCGTCTGCTGGACGCCGTGCCCCCGCTGCTCACGGTCCCGGCCGACGCGCGTACCCGGCCGCTGCTGGACCTGCTCGACGCGGAGATCTCCCAGGAGGAACCGGGCCAGCGCGTGGTCCTGGACCGTCTGCTGGACCTGCTGCTCATCGCCGTGCTCCGCGCCTGGTTCGCCCGGCCCGGGGCCGACGCTCCCGCCTGGTACCGCGCGATGGGCGACCCGGTCGTGGGCGCGGCGCTGCGGCTGCTGCAGCACGACCCGGGCTACCCCTGGACCGTCGCCTCGCTGGCCTCCCGGGCCGGGGTGTCCCGGGCCGGTCTCGCCCGGCGGTTCACCGAGCTGGTCGGGGAGCCGCCGATGGCGTACCTGACCGGTCGGCGGCTCGCTCTCGCGGCCGACCTGCTGCGCGAGAGCGACGCCACGGTGGAGGCCGTGGCCCGGAAGGTCGGCTACAGCACCCCCTTCGCCTTCAGCGCGGCGTTCAAGAGGGTCAGGGGCGTCAGCCCGCAGGAGTACCGCGGCGGTCCGCCGGGGGACCGGCTCGATTTGCCGGAACGGCAAAGAAGATTGCCGGGCGGCCGTCCTTCGGAGAGGCTGATCCCATGAGCAGCCACGCCGGTCACGGCCACCACGACGCGCACGCACCCGCCACGCCCGTACACGCCCACGCCCCTGCCCACGCTCATGCCCATGCGCACGGATCGGTCGGCGATCCTGCGACGGAGATCGACTGGGACGTCCTCGGGCCCCTGCTGGAGCAGGAGGCCGAACTGGGCGGCGCGCAGTACGAGGAGGCGGCCCGCTGGATCGCCGCCCTGCCCACCGCGCCGGCCGTCCGCCGGGTCCTGGACATCGGCAGCGGCCCCGGCGTCGTCTCCTGCCTGCTGGCCGAGGTCTTCCCGGAGGCCGATGTGGTGGCGGTGGACGCCACACCCGCCCTCCTGGACCGCGCGAAGAACCGTGCGCGACGCCTCGGCGTGATCGACCGCTTCCAGACGCTGGAGGCGGAACTGCCAGGAGACTTCGGCCGCTTGGGGGAGGCCGATCTGATCTGGGCGGGCAACTCCCTGCACCATCTGGGCGACCAGCGCGCCGCTCTGGCCGGTTTCGCCGGGCTCCTGCGGCCCGGTGGCACGGTCGCGCTGGTGGAGGGCGGGCTACCCACCCGCCGGCTGCCCCGCGACATCGGCATCGGGCAGCCCGGCCTGGAGGCACGGATGGGCGCTGCCGCCGCGACCCGCTTCGAGCACATGCGGTCCGAACTCCCGGGCGCGAAGCGGGAGACGGAGGACTGGAGTGCGCTCTTCACCGCGGTCGGCCTCGTCCCGCAGGGCACCCGGAGCTTCCTCCTGGACCTGCCCGCCCCGCTCTCCCGCCCCGCCCGCGACCATGTCGTCGCGAGCATCACCCGCGAGCGGGAGGTGCTCGGCGGGCTGCTGACGGCCGAGGACAGCGCCGTACTGGACCGGCTGCTGGACCCCGAGGATCCCGAGGGCCTCCACCACCGCCCCGACGTCCACCTGCTCACGGCGCGCACGGTGCATCTGGGCCGCCGCGGCTGATACCGGCGACGCCGTCCCGGGCTCCCGCTGCCCTGCCCTGACCCGCCCTACGCCACCGGCTCCGACCGCGTCACCGGCTCCAACTGCCACCACTGGAAGGGCGAGTCGGTGTCCTCCCACTGCTGAACCGTGCCCCCGGCCCCGGTGGACCGGTCGGCGACCTCCATGACGAGACCGCTGATGAAACTCACCAGCGTCACCGTCCCGGGCGCCTCCGGGTGCTGCTCGATCAGCCACTCCTGGGCGCCGAAGTTGTTGGCCTTCCACTGCTGGATCCGGGTGCCGTTCTGCGTGTCGGCTCCTGCCACGTCCAGCCGCTTCCCGCTGTGCTCGTTGACCAGGTGGAAGAGGGCCGCGCCCTCGTGCACCGGGGCCAGCCGCCACACCTGCGCGGCCGTCCCGTCGTCCTCGCCCTGCTGGACCCGGGCCCCACTGCCCTTGGCGGCGCCGTACACCTCCAGCACCAGCTTGCTGCCGACGTTGCGCAGGCGGTACGGACCCGCCTCGACGACGGGCGCGAGTTCGCCGCTCATGTTTCCTGTCTCCCCGGTTCGACGTGGGTACTGCCGTACTGCCGCCGGCGCACCGGCTGACGACGGCGCCCCCACCGTGATGTCGGTGGGGGCGCCGTCGGCCGGACGCTCAGGCGCCGGCGTTGAACTCCGCCGGGTCGGGGCCGAGCCGCTTGCCCTCGTCCAGGGCCGCGAAGGCGGCGAGGTCGTCGTCGTCCAGCTCGAAGCCGAACACGTCGAGGTTCTCCTTGATCCGCGACGGGGTCACGGACTTCGGGATCACGATGTTGCCGGTCTGCAGATGCCAGCGCAGCACCGCCTGGGCGGGCGTCCGGCCGTGCTTCTGGGCGATGGCGACGACCGTCGGCACCTCCAGCAGGCCCTTGCCCTGGCCGAGCGGCGACCACGCCTCGGTGGCGATGCCGTGGTCGGCGTGGAAGGCGCGGAGCCCGGCCTGCTGGAGCTGCGGGTGCAGCTCGATCTGGTTGACGGCCGGGACCACGGAGGTCTCGGCGAGCAGCCGCTTCAGGTGCTCGGGATGGAAGTTCGACACGCCGATGGCCTTCGCGCGGCCCTCGGCGAGGATCTCCTCGAACGCCTTGTACGTGTCCGTGTACGCGTCCTTCGCCGGGACCGGCCAGTGGATCAGGTACAGGTCGACGTAGTCCAGGCCGAGCTTGTCCAGCGAGGCGTCGAAGGCGCGCAGGGTGCTGTCGTGGCCCTGCTCGCTGTTCCACAGCTTCGTGGTGACGAAGAGCTCGTCGCGGGCGACGCCGGAGGCGGCGATGGCCTTGCCGGTGCCCGTCTCGTTCTCGTAGATCGCGGCGGTGTCGATGCTCCGGTACCCGGTCTCGATGGCCGTGGCGACCGCCTTCTCCGCCTCGTCGTCCGGCACCTGCCAGACACCGAAACCGAGCTGCGGCATGTCGAGGCCGTTGTTGAGGGTGATGGAGGGGACCTTGCTCACGAGCGGTCGATCCTAACGTCGTCGGTGGGTGACTCCCCACGACAACGACCGGGCGGGTCCCAGCATTCCCACCCACGTCCAGCAGCCTCGATCGCGCCGCCGAGTCCGTGGAATCGCGCCGCCGGGTCGCCGCCGGGTCGGCGGTCCCGCACCGCCGGGTCAGTGGTACAGCGCGTCGACCTCGACCGCGTACGCCGTCTCGATCGCCTTGCGCTTCAGCTTCAGCGAGGGCGTCAGCAGCCCCGTCTCCTCGGTGAACGGATGGGCCAGGATGCGGAACGTACGGATCGACTCGGCCTGGGACACCGCCGTGTTGGCGGCCACCACCGCCCGGCGGACCTCCATCTCCAGGTCCGGGTCCCGCACCAGGTCGGCCGGGCCGAGCGGAGTGCGGCCCTGCATCGACAGCCAGTGCTCCACGGACTCCTGGTCGACGGTGACGAGCGCCGCGATGTACGGGCGGTCGTTGCCGACGACGATGCACTGCGCGACCAGCGGATGCGCCCGTACGCGTTCCTCCAGACCGGCCGGGGAGACGCTCTTGCCGCCGGACGTCACCAGGATCTCCTTCTTCCGCCCGGTGATCGTCAGATAGCCGTCCTCGTCCAGCGCACCGAGGTCCCCGGTGGCGAGCCAGCCGTCCTGCAGCACCGTCCGGGTGGCCACCGGGTTGCCCAGGTAGCCGGAGAACACGTTCGGCCCGTGCACCCACACCTCGCCGTCGTCCGCGATGTGCACCGACGTCCCCGGAATCGGCTGTCCGACCGTCCCGTAGCGGGTGCGCTCGGGAGGGTTCGCCGTCGCCGCCGCGGTCGACTCGGTCAGCCCGTACCCCTCGAAGACCGCCACCCCGGCTCCCGCGAAGAACAGCCCGAGCCGGCGGTCCATGCCCGAGCCGCCCGACATCGCGTGCCGCACCCGGCCGCCCATCGCGTCGCGGACCTTCCTGTAGACGACCTTGTCGAAGAACTGGTGCTGCATCCGCAGCCCGGCCGAAGGACCCGGACCCTTCCCGAACGCCTTCTGCTCCAGGGCCTCGGCGTACTTCACCGCGATGTCGACGGCCTTGTCGAACGGCCCGGCCCGGCCCTCGGCCTCCGCCTTGCGCCGGGCCCCGTTGAACACCTTCTCGAAGATGTAGGGCACCGCCAGGATGAACGTCGGCCGGAACGTCACCAGGTCCGGCATCAGCGCGTTCGCGGACAGCTCCGGCTGATGCCCGAGCCGGACCCGGCCGCGGACCGCGGCGATCTCGACCATCCGCCCGAAGACATGGGCCAGCGGCAGGAAGAGCAGGGTGGCCGCCTCGTCGCCGGGCTTGGAGTGGAACACCGGCTCCCAGCGCGTGACCATCGTGTCGCTCTCGAACATGAAGCTCGCGTGGGTGATCACGCACCCCTTGGGGCGGCCCGTCGTCCCCGAGGTGTAGATGACGGTCGCGACGGAGTCGGGCGTCACCGCGCGCCGGTGCCGCTGCACCACTTCCTCGTCGATGTCCGCGCCCGCCCCGAACAGCTCGTCCACCGCTCCGGCGTCCAGCTGCCACAGCCGCTTCAGACGCGGCAGCCGGTCGATCACCGAGCCGACGGTCATCGCGTGGTCCTCGTGCTCGACCATCACCGCCACCACCTCGGCGTCGTGCAGCATCCACAGGACCTGCTCGGCGGAGGAGGTCGGGTAGATCGGCACCGACTGGGCCCCGACGGACCAGAGCGCGAAGTCGAAGAGCGTCCACTCGTAGCGCGTACGGGACATCAGCGCGACCCGGTCACCGAACCGCACCCCGTGCGCGATCAGCCCTTTGGCGAGGGCCAGCACCTGATCGCGGAACTCCCCGGAGGTCACATCACGCCACTGGCCACCGGCATCCTTGCGGCCGAGCGCGACGTAGTGCGGATCGTCCTCCGCGTAGTCGAAGACCACATCGGCCAGACCGCCGACCTGAGGTGCCGCCGGCATGGGTGGGACAGTGAAATCGCGCAATGACATGCTCCTCGTGGCGCTCCGCACAGCGCCGCGACGCTACCCCAAGCGGGGGCCCGGCGGGAGGGGCCGGGCCCGGCCGCACCTCCTGTCGTCCGCCCAGGTCAACCGTCGAAATCCGGCCAGATGGGCAAGGCTCGGGCGTCCGGCCGGTTCAGTTCTGCCGGAGGGGTAAGCGGCTCGCGCCGGAATCTCCACCGAATCCGACCGCCGTGACCACGGCGACCACCGACTGTCCTGACCACCACCGCGACCGTAGTGACCACCGACTGTCCTGACCTCCGTGACCTCGGCGACCACCGTGACCTCGGCGACCGTGACCGCTGCCGGTCCGTGGAGCGGCTACGCCCCTTCCCCGCCGCCGGTCCCGCGGTGCAGCCGGTCGCCGCCCGCCAGGATCGCGGAGGCCAGCGCGTCGGCCGCCTCCTGGGCCGCGCCCCGGCGGCTCCCGTGCAGCAGGACGAAGTCGACGCCGCCCAGCTCCGGCAGCCCCGCCCTGGCCGGAACCGGCGTCAGCCCCGGCGGAACCATCCCCCGGGAGTGCGCCATCACGCCCAGGCCGGCCCGCGCCGCCGCGACCAGACCGCTCAGGCTCGTACTCGTACAGGCGATCCGCCAGGCCCGCCCGTGCTCCTCCAGCACCTCCAGGGCGCGGGCCCGGGTGATGGCCGGTGGCGGGAAGACGACCAGCGGCACCGGGCTCTCCGGATCCACGCGCAGCTGCGGCGCACCGATCCAGTCCAGCGCGTCCTGCCACATCAGCTCGCCGTGGGTGTCGCCGGCCCGCCGCTTGGCCAGCACCAGATCCAGCCGGCCCGCCGCGAGCTGCCGGTGCAGCGTCCCGGACAGCTCCACGGTGAGCTGGAGCTCGACCTCCGGATGGTCGCGGCGGAAGGACTCCAGGATCTCGGGCAGCCGGGTCAGCACGAAGTCCTCGGAGGCTCCGAACCGCAGCCGGCCGCGCAACCGGGTGCCCGCGAAGAACGCGGCGGCCCGCTCGTGCGCCGACAGGATCGTCCGGGCGAAGCCGAGCATCGCCTCGCCGTCCTCGGTGAGGTCGACGCGATGGGTGTCCCGGGTGAACAGCTGCCGCCCGGCCGCGCCCTCCAGCCGACGCACGTGCTGGCTGACCGTGGACTGGCGGATCCCGAGCCTGCGCGCGGCCTGGGTGAAGCTCAGCGTCTGGGCCACGGCGAGGAAGGTACGCAGCTGGGCGGGGTCGTACGTAGCGTCCATGGGCCCACGCTATCGGGATGCGTGATGACAGTCAGAGCGGTATGCGTGATTCCCGATGGGGCGGAGCGGGAGCAGGATGGACGCCGACACCGCCCCCGCGCAGGAGCCGCCCGCTGAAAGCGGCACGCACAGCCGCCCGCCCGGCGCGGCGGACCGACCCCTGGAGAGAGACCCCCGAGCACATGACCCGCCGCATCCCGAGACCGTCGTCCTGGCTGCCGGTCGACGCCTACGTCCTGGCGCTGGCCGCGACCGTGGCCCTCGCGGCGCTGCTGCCCGCCCGGGGAACCGCCGCCGATGTGGCGGGCGGGGCCTCGACGGGAGCGGTCTCGCTGTTGTTCTTCCTCTACGGGGCGCGGCTCTCCACGGCCGAGGCGCTCGACGGGCTCAAGCACTGGCGTCTCCACCTCACCGTCCTGGCCTGCACCTTCGTCCTCTTCCCGCTGCTGGGACTGGCGAGCGGCGGGCTGGTGCCGTACGTGCTGACGCCCGAGCTCCAGGCAGGCTTCCTCTTCCTCTGCCTGGTCCCCTCGACGATCCAGTCGTCCATCGCGTTCACCTCGATCGCCCGGGGCAACGTGCCCGCCGCGATCTGCGCCGGGTCCTTCTCCAGCCTCGCCGGGATCTTCGTGACCCCGGTGCTCGCCGCCCTGCTCCTCGGTTCGACCGGGGGCGGGTTCTCGGCGGACTCCCTGATGAGGATCGTGCTCCAACTGCTCGTCCCGTTCCTCGCCGGGCAACTGCTGCGCCGCTGGGTCGGCGGTCTCCTCACCCGGCACAGGAAGGTGCTCGGACTGGTCGACCGGGGGTCGATCCTGCTCGTCGTCTACACCGCGTTCAGCGAGGGGATGGTCGCCGGCGTCTGGCACCAGGTCACCCCGGCCCGGCTCGGCGCGCTGCTCGCCGCCGAGGCGGTCCTGCTGGCGCTGATGCTCACCCTGAGCTGGTACGGGGCACGGCGGCTCGGGTTCGACCGGGCGGACCGGATCGCCATCCAGTTCGCCGGGTCGAAGAAGAGCCTGGCGGCCGGGCTGCCGATGGCGAGCGTGATCTTCGGCGCGCACGCGAGCCTGGCGGTGCTGCCGCTGATGCTCTTCCACCAGATGCAGCTGATGGTCTGCGCGGTGATCGCCAAACGCCGCTCCCGCGACGCCGAGCCGACCCGGGGCCCGGCGGATGCGGACTCCGCTTCCGGGGCGTTGTCGGACCCGCCGGTTACGGTGAGCCGGTAGCCGGTAGCCGGTAGCCGACAGCGAGGAAGCGCCATGAGTGACGAGCCCGGTACGCCCGCCGACGACTTTCCGCACGGGGCGGGCCATCCCGCCCGCGGCGCCCTGCGGGCGGCGGGCTACACCCGCCTCTCCCAGCTCACGACCGTGACCGCGGCGGAGGTGCTCGCGCTGCACGGGGTCGGCCCGAAGGCGGTCAGGGTCCTGCGCGAAGCGCTGGCCGCCGAGGGGCTGGCCTTCGCGGGGGAGTGAGGCCCGTACGCTCCGGGCCTCCCCGCACGGGGCTCCACCCCTCCGCGCCGCCGCGCCTCAGCCCCGGCGGGCCGTCGCCTCCAGCGCGATCCGGTGCTCACCGGCGTACACGTTCATCGACGGGCCGCGCAGGAAGCCGACCAGCGTCAGTCCGCTCTCCGCCGCCAGGTCCACGGCCAGCGACGAGGGCGCGGAGACCGCCGCGAGCACCGGGATCCCCGCCATGACGGCCTTCTGCGCCAGCTCGAACGAGGCCCGCCCCGACACCAGCAGGACGGCCCGCGACAGGGGCAGCCGGTGGTCCGTCAGCGCCCGGCCCACCAGCTTGTCGACCGCGTTGTGCCGGCCGACGTCCTCGCGGACGTCCAGCAACTCGCCCTCCTCCGAGAACAGCGCGGCGCCGTGCAGGCCGCCCGTCCGGTCGAACACCCGCTGCGCGGCCCGCAACCGGTCCGGGAGGGCGGACAGCAGCTCCGGGGTGACCCGCACCGGGGGAGCGTCGGCCACGGGGTGCCGGGTCGTGGTGCGTACCGCGTCCAGGCTGGCCTTCCCGCACAGGCCGCACGAGGAGGTGGTGTAGACGTTCCGCTCCAGCGTGATGTCGGGGACCCGGACCCCGGGCGCCAGCTTCACGTCCACCACGTTGTAGCTGTTCACACCGTCGGCCGTAGCCCCGGCGCAGTAGACGATCGACTGCACCTCGTCCCCCTCGGCGATCACCCCCTCGCTGACGAGGAAGCCCGCGGCCAGCGCGAAATCGTCGCCCGGCGTACGCATCGTGATGGCCAGCGGCCTGCCGTTCAGGCGGATCTCCAGGGGTTCCTCCGCCACCAGGGTGTCCGCGCGGGAGGAGACGGCACCGTCCCGGATGCGGAGGGTGCGGCGGCGTTCGGTGGCCCGTCCCATGGATGTGAACCCCGATCTCTCCGTGTGCGATGGCCGATGGTTTCCGTCCCTGCGGGCGGAAGCCGGAACCTGACCCCGCCATTGTCCGGCACCCGCCCCGGCGTGTCGCAGCCGCGGCCCCTGCACGCTGACCAGGCAGTTGTCAATGCTCCAACGTGTGGGCCGGATTCCTGTGGGATCACGTGCCCCCGTACCCGGCGGTAGCGACCAAGACTGGATGTTTCCTGCCCTACCCGACGATGGGAACCCGTATGACCGGCTCACGTGTCGTGGCGCTCGGCCACTACCAGCCCGCCAAGGTGCTCACCAACGACGATCTGGCGGCCATGGTCGACACGAGCGACGAGTGGATCACCAGCCGGGTCGGTATCAAGACCCGCCATGTGGGTGGCCCGGACGAGCCGGTGGACGAGATGGCCGCGCACGCGGGAGCCAAGGCGCTGGCCACGGCAGGGCTGGTGCCCGCGGACATCGATCTGGTGCTCGTCGCCACCTCCACCGCGATCGACCGGTCCCCGAGCATGGCGGCGCGGGTCGCGGCACGCCTGGGCATGGGCTCGCCCGCCGTGATGGACATCAACGTGGTGTGCTCCGGTTTCACGCACGCGCTGGCCACCGCCGACCATGCGATCCGGGCCGGTGCGGCGACCCGGGCCCTGGTCATCGGGGCCGACAAGATGGCCGACATCGCGGACTGGACCGACCGCTCCACCTGCGTCCTGCTCGGCGACGGCGCGGGCGCGGCGGTCGTCACGGCCGACCCGGCGGCCCCCGACACCCCGGAGGGACCCGGCATCGGACCGGTGCTGTGGGGCTCCGTGCCGGAGATGGGCAACGCGGTCCGGATCGAGGGGACACCGCCGCGCTTCGCGCAGGAGGGCCAGTCCGTCTACCGCTGGGCCACCACTCAGCTCCCCCCGATCGCCCGCCGGGTCTGCGAGAAGGCGGGCATCGCCCCGGAGGACCTGGCCGCCGTCGTCCTGCACC
The nucleotide sequence above comes from Streptomyces sp. NBC_01116. Encoded proteins:
- the fdhD gene encoding formate dehydrogenase accessory sulfurtransferase FdhD is translated as MGRATERRRTLRIRDGAVSSRADTLVAEEPLEIRLNGRPLAITMRTPGDDFALAAGFLVSEGVIAEGDEVQSIVYCAGATADGVNSYNVVDVKLAPGVRVPDITLERNVYTTSSCGLCGKASLDAVRTTTRHPVADAPPVRVTPELLSALPDRLRAAQRVFDRTGGLHGAALFSEEGELLDVREDVGRHNAVDKLVGRALTDHRLPLSRAVLLVSGRASFELAQKAVMAGIPVLAAVSAPSSLAVDLAAESGLTLVGFLRGPSMNVYAGEHRIALEATARRG
- a CDS encoding beta-ketoacyl-ACP synthase III: MTGSRVVALGHYQPAKVLTNDDLAAMVDTSDEWITSRVGIKTRHVGGPDEPVDEMAAHAGAKALATAGLVPADIDLVLVATSTAIDRSPSMAARVAARLGMGSPAVMDINVVCSGFTHALATADHAIRAGAATRALVIGADKMADIADWTDRSTCVLLGDGAGAAVVTADPAAPDTPEGPGIGPVLWGSVPEMGNAVRIEGTPPRFAQEGQSVYRWATTQLPPIARRVCEKAGIAPEDLAAVVLHQANLRIIEPVARKIGAVNAVIARDVVDSGNTSAASIPMALSKLVERGEVASGAPVLLFGFGGNLSYAGQVIRCP